A part of Cannabis sativa cultivar Pink pepper isolate KNU-18-1 chromosome 6, ASM2916894v1, whole genome shotgun sequence genomic DNA contains:
- the LOC133039331 gene encoding uncharacterized protein LOC133039331 translates to MEWGFLEKVLNANGFNERSRKILMACVSSVSYSVLLNGSPLKKIVPQRGLRQGDQLSPFLFLLCQEVLSKLICRAEERGLIHGIKIAHTAPPVSHLMFADDTILFARANEEEAKNLMECISIYEKWSGQSCSKPKSSVLFSKNLTVQRRNRILGNLNIDQVNGEERHLGNPFVFSRRKKENYARLKESLMKKLEGWKMKLLSYAGRLTLIKNVTSAIPIYAMSTSKIPLSSCRELDSLMRKYWWLGKVDKDRYLALKAWDQICQPKISGGLGLRRCEDMNRALLAKLAWSLATHEDRPWVNCLLKKYCVHENFWCVKKKNNDSFQWKCILESRDIINKGTISIAASGFSISFWDQPWIPWLEFHEFKELMSGIRGRGYTIKSLGDISHQNKWNDEIIKQVFGTELGNRICNIPRIPAPFTDQIYWKNNQKGNFTVKDAYQVDNVHRFAPSKRIWKWIWEEGVLPRNSVMLWRVLNEAIPTKNRLHFLQDKTCSLCDYDLENASHLFFNCNFARAIWFGGLFPVRVDGIVSESLITLLETIVDIYQGNSRVDILNYLGCTLSEIWHQRNAYCIRDAAINIDLVLGRIRKSFFEVQQAGANSIGHKVTDQVADGSEALQNSIDEQERQCCNIIFTDASWTNINAGIASMDIDTFSGIWFVKAQKVQALSVSEAELLAIQLALTRAIEKGWQKVHILSDSKVAVQALSKPFRVPDWRVANVFYSVVNLSKQFLVCLFFFINRSFNVVADGAAKNVRTNSELAVLYQGEGNPPVIPIYFN, encoded by the coding sequence ATGGAATGGGGTTTTCTAGAAAAAGTTCTCAATGCGAATGGTTTCAATGAAAGAAGTAGGAAAATTTTGATGGCCTGTGTTTCAAGCGTCTCATACTCGGTTCTTCTAAATGGTAGTCCTCTCAAAAAGATTGTTCCTCAAAGAGGTCTTCGACAAGGGGATCAGCTTTCCCCCTTCTTGTTTCTCCTCTGTCAGGAGGTTCTATCCAAACTTATCTGCAGAGCGGAAGAGAGAGGTCTTATTCATGGTATTAAGATTGCTCATACAGCCCCCCCGGTGTCTCACCTTATGTTCGCAGATGACACAATTCTCTTTGCCCGGGCGAATGAAGAAGAGGCCAAGAACCTGATGGAGTGTATCTCGATTTATGAGAAGTGGTCGGGACAGTCTTGCAGCAAACCAAAATCGAGTGTACTCTTTTCTAAAAACTTAACAGTTCAAAGGAGGAATCGTATTCTTGGCAATTTAAACATAGATCAAGTCAATGGGGAAGAGAGACATTTGGGCAATCCGTTTGTCTTTAGTAGAAGGAAGAAGGAGAACTATGCGAGATTAAAGGAGAGCCTAATGAAGAAGTTGGAAGGGTGGAAGATGAAACTCCTTTCTTACGCGGGACGCCTTACCTTAATCAAGAATGTGACGTCGGCAATTCCTATTTATGCTATGTCTACTTCGAAGATTCCTTTATCTAGTTGCCGTGAATTAGATTCTTTGATGAGAAAATATTGGTGGCTTGGAAAGGTAGACAAGGATAGATACCTCGCTCTCAAAGCTTGGGACCAAATTTGTCAACCTAAGATATCGGGAGGATTGGGTTTGAGAAGATGTGAAGATATGAATAGAGCTTTGTTGGCAAAGTTAGCTTGGAGTCTTGCAACTCATGAGGATAGACCCTGGGTTAATTGTTTGCTGAAAAAATATTGTGTCCATGAAAATTTTTGGTGTGTCAAGAAGAAGAACAACGATTCCTTCCAATGGAAGTGTATTCTGGAAAGCAGAGACATCATCAACAAAGGCACTATATCAATTGCGGCTTCAGGTTTCTCCATTAGTTTTTGGGATCAACCATGGATCCCTTGGTTAGAGTTCCATGAGTTTAAAGAACTGATGAGTGGCATTAGAGGCAGAGGATATACTATTAAGTCTCTGGGGGACATTTCTCATCAAAACAAGTGGAATGATGAGATTATCAAGCAGGTGTTTGGCACGGAGTTAGGGAATCGGATCTGCAACATTCCTAGAATCCCAGCTCCCTTCACAGACCAGATCTATTGGAAGAACAATCAAAAAGGTAATTTTACTGTTAAAGATGCATACCAAGTGGATAATGTTCATAGATTTGCTCCCAGTAAAAGGATTTGGAAATGGATTTGGGAAGAGGGAGTCCTTCCTAGGAACTCTGTGATGCTGTGGAGAGTTTTGAATGAGGCTATTCCTACCAAAAATCGGCTTCATTTCCTTCAAGATAAGACCTGTAGCTTGTGCGATTATGATTTGGAAAATGCTTCCCATCTTTTCTTTAATTGTAACTTTGCTAGAGCTATTTGGTTTGGTGGTCTTTTCCCCGTAAGAGTTGATGGTATAGTCTCAGAGAGTTTGATCACATTGCTGGAAACAATAGTTGATATATATCAAGGTAATAGCAGAGTCGATATACTCAACTATCTTGGATGTACTCTCTCCGAAATATGGCACCAAAGAAATGCCTATTGTATTCGGGATGCTGCAATCAATATTGATCTGGTTTTGGGAAgaataaggaaaagtttcttCGAAGTTCAGCAGGCAGGTGCCAATAGCATTGGGCATAAGGTCACTGATCAAGTCGCAGATGGCTCCGAGGCTTTGCAGAATTCCATTGATGAACAGGAAAGACAGTGCTGCAACATTATATTTACAGATGCCTCCTGGACAAATATAAATGCAGGCATAGCTTCAATGGATATTGACACTTTTTCTGGCATTTGGTTTGTTAAAGCTCAAAAGGTCCAAGCTCTTTCGGTTTCGGAAGCAGAGTTATTAGCTATCCAATTAGCCCTCACCAGGGCAATTGAGAAAGGTTGGCAGAAGGTTCACATTCTCTCAGACTCAAAGGTTGCGGTTCAAGCTTTATCAAAGCCATTTCGAGTCCCGGATTGGAGGGTGGCAAATGTTTTCTATTCAGTTGTTAACTTATCTAAACAATTTCTGGTttgtcttttctttttcattaatcGTAGTTTTAATGTAGTGGCGGATGGTGCAGCCAAAAATGTTAGAACCAACAGTGAATTGGCAGTTTTGTATCAAGGGGAGGGTAATCCCCCTGTGATTCCCATCTATTTTAACTAA